From the genome of Oikeobacillus pervagus:
CTTATGCTCATTATTTTATGTTAGACAGTTAAGGAAAGCAAAAAGGGATAGGAAACTTTCACCATTTGAATTTGGAATGTATGTAATAACACAACTTGCAATTTTTCTATGGGTAGGCAGTTTTTTACTTCTAAGATATGGGGTTTAGATGCCAAATACTTGTGTTGATAACAGGGCTTGATGGCAGAGTTTAATAAGGTTTGAAAATTTATGGAGGTCTGGAATGTTTAAAAAAAGTCTTAGTTACCCCTTGGCATATTTTATAGTAGCAACTGTTTGGCAATTAATTTTAAAAAAAGAAATTAGTTGGATAGATAATATAGGGGTATGTTTTATAATATTCTTGTTTATTTTATCCTACAATTGGTCAAAAGTACCGTATGAGTGGAAAAGAGGGGGAAAAAGTTAATTTTTAACTAAAGGATAGAGATTGTAGAATAACGTAATCACAATAAAAAAGGGGTATAAAAGTGGATTTATTACTTTGGCTAACTGTTGGTTTCATTATAATTGGATTTGCTGTTCTCGTTTCCATGAAGAAAAATATGGAGAAAAAACTCGCATTTATAAAAGCAAATATAGAAAGTAATATTGAATATACAAAAGGTTCGGCTCGATCTATAGTTTGGTGGATAGCGGGAACTACGCTTTGGGGAGTAGTAAGTATCATTCTTGTTGTGTGGTGGTTTCATGAACACTTTGGCTAACTGTTGGTTCAAGAAATGTACTTAAATAAACGGACAGCATTAGTTGAATATATTCCTACCAACACGAAAGAGCATCGAACTCAGAGTACCAATGCTCTTTTATTGCTTTTATTAAATCATATCATCGAACAAATTATCTTCTTGCTGTTCAAAATAGGATAAAGAACGTTCGTACAATTCATCCTCAGACATTTTAAAAAGGGGAGAATCGAAAATATAGTTAGAATCCTCTTCCTCCATTGCTTCCAATAATTTTTCCAGGCTTTGCTCATACGCTTCCCAAGGGTATTCTTCAAACTCCTCCTCTGCCATTTTTTGCAGTTTATCTGGGTGCATATTCATAAGTGAATCTTTTCGCACATTAATAATTGAATTGGCTTTCTTCTCACCCAATGCCTTTTTTAAAGTCTCATTTGTAAAATCTTTTGCAGTTGTAATTTCAAATCTTTTCAGACGTTTAGCAGTTTTTTCAGCTTTTCTAAGGGTGTCTGTAACTGCTAATCTATAATCAACAGTTTCCGCCAAATAAGATTGAACACTTTTTCCAAAATTCGACTCAGCTTAGCTATGATAGTTTTATGATCATATGTTTTAGCTGGAGGGGATGAAAGGTGGAAAAATTACTATTGTATGTAGAAGTACATCAACTAAAAAAGCAGGGATTTAAAATTGCGGCTATTGCCAAAAAATTAGACATTTCTAGAAACACAGTTTATAAATATTTAAATATGGATTTAGAAGAAGCTTCAGATTGGATCACTTCACTTGGAAGTAGAAGGAAAAAGTTAGATCTTTATCATGACCAAATCTTAAGTTGGCTAAAAGAACACCCAGATCTTTCTTCCGCCCAAATTGAAGACTGGCTCAAGGAACGATATCCAACATTGGAAGTTTCGGGAGGTACAGTTCGTTCGTATGTAAGTGAAATGAGAGATATCCATCATATTCCTAAAGTCATTCGTGTTCGAACTCATGAAGCTGTAGAGGAATTGCCAATGGGGCAACAGGTTCAAGTAGATTGGGGGGAAATCACTGTGAAGGATTCTGAGAACAAGAATAAAAAGCTATACTTTATTACCTTCGTCCTCTCTCACTCTCGTTATAAGTATGTGGAATGGATGGATCGACCTTTTACTACAAGAGATACAATACGATGCCATGAAAAGGCCTTTCAATTTTTCGGGGGAATGCCAGAGGAAATTGTCTATGACCAAGATCACCTTATTACTGTAAGTGAAAATGCTGGTGATATTATTCTGACAAGTGAATTTCAAGCCTATAAACAAGAGCGCAGATTTAGAATCTACTTATGTAGGAAAGCAGATCCCCAAAGCAAGGGGAAAGTTGAAAATGTGGTGAAATTCGTGAAAAGGAACTTTGCGAAAAACAGAGTATTTGTCGATCTTGAGGCCTGGAATGAAAAATGCTTAGCGTGGTTGGAAAGGACGGGGAATCATAACGTACATCATACAACTAAAAAGAGACCGGTGGAAGTGTTCGCCCTCGAAAAGCAACACTTACAACCAGTCTCCCCTATGCTCTCTTCCAAGAGTCCTCTTGAATCTAGTATATCAAGGACCGTTCATAAGGACAACATTATAAAATATAAATCCAATCGTTATTCTCTTCCTCTTGGAACTTATCGTCCAAGGGGAGAGAACACGGTATATGTAGAAGTCCAGGAGGAAGAGCTCATCATAAGAAGGGAGCCACAAGGGGAAGTCTTAGCTAGACACAAACTATGTCATGGAAAGGGAGAATTGATAAAGAACCGACAACATACAAGGGATCGTTCCAAAGGAATTCAGGCGTATAAGGAAACCGTGATTCGCCAGTTTCAAGATCAAAAAAAGGCAGAGAAGTTTCTCCATGAAGTGGGATGCCGTTATCCAAGATATATACGGGATCAACTTCAGGTTATTCAACACGCTATCACCCATTTTCGATTAGAAATAGATAATGCCCTAGCTGTTTGTATTCAAGATCAGATGTGGAGCGCTAATGATCTCCGGGATATAGCACAACATCTCACCCGCTTAAAAGAAACAGAGACTCCGAATCCAGCCTCGATTCAAAAGTCCAAAAATATCAACCCCGCAATAAAAACCACCACAGTAACTAGGGAGATAGATGACTATATTAAAATATTAGGGGGCGTTTTATAATGACGGGAACCGTACATATCCTTCAGGAATATTTCCGACTACTTCGGATGACAGAAACGGCCAATGAACTACCAGTGTTACTTCGTAATGCGGAAAAGATGTCATGGACCTATCAAGAGTTCCTGCAGGAACTGCTCGTGTATGAATTAAAACGACGGGACGAAAAAAATGTGGAAAAGAGACTGAAATGGGCCAAGTTCCCTTATCATAAAACGCTGGATGAATTTTATATTGAAGAACAGCGATCGCTTAGTACTCGACAGATGAATCAATTGAAAGAGCTCAATTGGTTAGATCAACAATACAATCTCATATTATTAGGACCCCAAGGAGCAGGCAAAACTCATATTTCTATTGGTCTAGGAATAGAAGCCATTCATAAGGGTTATAAGGTTCTTTTTCAACGATGGGTGAACTTGTGCATCTTCTAAAGACAGAAGAGTATATAAGGAAATCTCAAATGCAGCTTAAGAGAATAAGAGACTCAGATTTAGTGATTATTGATGATTTAATGTACATGGCCATCGACCAACGTGAAGCAAATTTGTTCTTCCATCTAGTGAACCATTTATATGAGCGTAGTTCCATCATTTTGACCTCTAATAAGGGGCCTGAAGAATGGGGTGAATTGATGGGGGATCAAGGAATCACTATGGCCATACTGGACCGACTGCTTCACCGCGTGGAAGTGATTCAGCTAAACGACAATGACAGCTACAGATTGAAACATCGATCCACTATTTTTGAAAAAGAAAGTTCGCAAAATTAAAAGGTTAAAACACGATTTCCCTTCTCTCATTTAACCAGGGGGGGATTTAATAACAAAAGTGTTCAAAATTAATTAGCAAAAAGTGTTCAAA
Proteins encoded in this window:
- the istA gene encoding IS21 family transposase gives rise to the protein MEKLLLYVEVHQLKKQGFKIAAIAKKLDISRNTVYKYLNMDLEEASDWITSLGSRRKKLDLYHDQILSWLKEHPDLSSAQIEDWLKERYPTLEVSGGTVRSYVSEMRDIHHIPKVIRVRTHEAVEELPMGQQVQVDWGEITVKDSENKNKKLYFITFVLSHSRYKYVEWMDRPFTTRDTIRCHEKAFQFFGGMPEEIVYDQDHLITVSENAGDIILTSEFQAYKQERRFRIYLCRKADPQSKGKVENVVKFVKRNFAKNRVFVDLEAWNEKCLAWLERTGNHNVHHTTKKRPVEVFALEKQHLQPVSPMLSSKSPLESSISRTVHKDNIIKYKSNRYSLPLGTYRPRGENTVYVEVQEEELIIRREPQGEVLARHKLCHGKGELIKNRQHTRDRSKGIQAYKETVIRQFQDQKKAEKFLHEVGCRYPRYIRDQLQVIQHAITHFRLEIDNALAVCIQDQMWSANDLRDIAQHLTRLKETETPNPASIQKSKNINPAIKTTTVTREIDDYIKILGGVL